One segment of Polyodon spathula isolate WHYD16114869_AA chromosome 20, ASM1765450v1, whole genome shotgun sequence DNA contains the following:
- the LOC121295324 gene encoding myeloid-associated differentiation marker-like protein 2, with product MDSQGPYLNLNAVASPVGVARVWQIIFSCVTVSLVAHQAGFSAAYGTFCMFVWCLCLTTTACVVALEFTRLHTCLRLSWDNFTITFAMLATLMCVTASVVYPMYFLQAQCPHEGCEVRNYRIAVTVFSCLASVAYLAEVIAARAKPGHVSGYMATASGLLKIVQAFVACIIFGALVNESQYSRHVATQYCVAVYSFCFAVTVIVVLLTVSGKTPLLKCPFDRFVVVYTFVAVLMYVSAAVIWPVFCFDKKYGSPRRPYNCTRGKCPWESQLVVTIFTYINLILYIADLAYSQRIRFITQH from the coding sequence ATGGATTCTCAAGGACCCTATCTGAACCTAAATGCCGTGGCCTCTCCGGTGGGCGTGGCCCGGGTGTGGCAGATCATTTTCAGCTGCGTCACTGTGAGCCTGGTGGCGCACCAGGCGGGCTTCAGCGCGGCCTACGGGACCTTCTGCATGTTCGTGTGGTGCCTCTGCCTCACCACGACGGCCTGCGTGGTTGCGCTGGAGTTCACGCGGCTGCACACCTGCCTCCGGCTCTCGTGGGACAATTTCACCATCACCTTCGCCATGCTGGCCACGCTCATGTGCGTCACGGCCTCCGTGGTCTACCCCATGTACTTCCTGCAGGCACAGTGCCCTCACGAGGGCTGTGAGGTCCGCAACTACCGCATTGCCGTCACCGTCTTCTCCTGTCTGGCCTCCGTGGCTTACCTGGCTGAAGTCATAGCCGCCAGGGCCAAGCCTGGCCACGTGTCGGGCTACATGGCCACAGCGTCGGGCCTCCTCAAGATCGTCCAGGCCTTCGTGGCCTGCATCATCTTCGGGGCGCTCGTCAACGAGAGCCAGTACAGCCGCCACGTGGCCACCCAGTACTGCGTGGCGGTCTACAGCTTCTGCTTCGCCGTCACGGTGATCGTGGTCCTGCTGACGGTCTCAGGGAAGACGCCCCTGCTGAAGTGCCCCTTCGACCGCTTCGTGGTGGTCTACACCTTCGTGGCCGTGCTGATGTACGTGAGCGCGGCCGTGATCTGGCCTGTGTTCTGCTTCGACAAGAAGTACGGCAGCCCCCGGCGCCCCTACAATTGCACCCGGGGCAAGTGTCCCTGGGAGAGCCAGCTAGTGGTGACCATCTTCACCTACATCAACCTGATCCTCTACATCGCTGACCTGGCCTACTCACAGAGGATTCGCTTCATCACCCAGCATTAA
- the notum1b gene encoding inactive palmitoleoyl-protein carboxylesterase notum1b isoform X2, with amino-acid sequence MDDFMTQIKNLAQSLYPCSSPNIKHEMRLHSLENTSVVCNDGTPAGYYLKESKGSKRWLIFLEGGWYCFSKENCDTRYDTMRRLMSSTGWPKTKIGTGILSSQPEANPYWWNANIVFIPYCSSDVWSGASTKSDKSDYAFMGSLIIKEVVKELLTKGLDNAKVLLLAGSSAGGTGVLLNVDRVAEQLQEMGHKGIQVRGLSDSGWFLDNKQYRRTDCVDTISCAPTEAIKIGIKYWNGVVPERCKQQFREGEEWNCFFGYKVYPALRSPVFVVQWLFDEAQLTLDNIHLTGQPVQEGQWLYIQNLGRELRNTLKDVPAMFAPACLSHEAITRSYWMDIQVKGTSLPRALHCWDRSLHDNNKNNKNPPKGCPVHLIDSCPWPHCNPTCPTIRDQFTGQEMNVIQFLMHMGFDVQKMAQQQGMEPSKLLGMLSSGS; translated from the exons ATGGACGATTTCATGACACAGATCAAAAACCTGGCTCAGTCCTTGTACCCGTGCTCATCGCCGAACATAAAGCATGAAATGAGGCTCCATTCCTTGGAGAACACATCGGTCGTCTGCAACGACGGGACACCGGCGGG GTATTACCTGAAAGAATCGAAAGGGAGCAAAAGGTGGCTAATATTCCTCGAAG GTGGTTGGTACTGCTTCAGTAAAGAGAACTGCGACACTCGATACGACACCATGAGGAGACTTATGAGCTCAACCGGATGGCCCAAAACCAAAATAG GAACTGGAATCCTGTCTTCGCAGCCTGAGGCGAACCCATACTGGTGGAACGCCAATATTGT ATTCATTCCCTACTGCTCCAGCGACGTTTGGAGTGGAGCTTCTACGAAATCCGACAAAA GTGACTACGCCTTTATGGGATCGCTCATCATTAAGGAGGTGGTGAAGGAGCTGCTGACTAAGGGTCTTGATAACGCCAAGGTTCTCCTACTGGCTGGTAGCAG CGCTGGCGGGACAGGAGTTCTGCTGAATGTGGACCGCGTGGCTGAACAGCTGCAGGAGATGGGACACAAAGGGATCCAGGTTCGAGGGCTGTCCGACTCCGGCTGGTTCCTGGACAACAAGCAGTATAGGAGGACTGATTGTGTGGACACCATCAGCTGCGCTCCGACTGAGGCTATCAAAATAGGAATCAA GTACTGGAATGGCGTGGTGCCTGAACGCTGCAAGCAGCAGTTCCGGGAAGGAGAGGAATGGAACTGCTTTTTTGGCTATAAAGTCTACCCAGCTTTGCGAA GtccagtgtttgtggttcagtggcTGTTTGACGAAGCTCAGCTGACGCTCGATAACATCCACCTGACAGGGCAGCCAGTGCAGGAGGGGCAATGGCTGTACATCCAGAACCTGGGCAGGGAGCTGAGGAACACACTCAAGGATGTACC GGCAATGTTTGCTCCAGCCTGCTTATCACATGAAGCGATCACGAGAAG TTACTGGATGGATATCCAAGTGAAGGGCACCTCGTTGCCCAGGGCGCTGCACTGCTGGGACCGCAGTCTCCAtgacaacaacaagaacaacaagaacCCGCCCAAGGGCTGCCCGGTCCACCTGATCGACAGCTGCCCCTGGCCGCACTGCAACCCCACCTGCCCCACGATCCGGGACCAGTTCACCGGCCAGGAGATGAACGTCATCCAGTTCCTGATGCACATGGGATTCGACGTGCAGAAGATGGCCCAGCAACAGGGCATGGAGCCCAGCAAGCTCTTGGGAATGCTAAGCAGCGGCAGCTAA
- the notum1b gene encoding inactive palmitoleoyl-protein carboxylesterase notum1b isoform X1, protein MKLLPSAFLLVFLQFGSLEGRKGWRGGRGNTQPRRAQQTPSTRDRGEAGVEESFSLDFTAVGEGNMDDFMTQIKNLAQSLYPCSSPNIKHEMRLHSLENTSVVCNDGTPAGYYLKESKGSKRWLIFLEGGWYCFSKENCDTRYDTMRRLMSSTGWPKTKIGTGILSSQPEANPYWWNANIVFIPYCSSDVWSGASTKSDKSDYAFMGSLIIKEVVKELLTKGLDNAKVLLLAGSSAGGTGVLLNVDRVAEQLQEMGHKGIQVRGLSDSGWFLDNKQYRRTDCVDTISCAPTEAIKIGIKYWNGVVPERCKQQFREGEEWNCFFGYKVYPALRSPVFVVQWLFDEAQLTLDNIHLTGQPVQEGQWLYIQNLGRELRNTLKDVPAMFAPACLSHEAITRSYWMDIQVKGTSLPRALHCWDRSLHDNNKNNKNPPKGCPVHLIDSCPWPHCNPTCPTIRDQFTGQEMNVIQFLMHMGFDVQKMAQQQGMEPSKLLGMLSSGS, encoded by the exons ATGAAGCTTCTTCCGTCTGCTTTCTTGTTGGTCTTCCTCCAATTTGGATCCTTGGAGGGGAGAAAGGGTTGGAGAGGCGGCCGGGGTAACACCCAGCCCCGCCGGGCGCAGCAGACTCCCTCCACCCGGGACAGAGGCGAGGCGGGCGTGGAAGAGAGTTTCTCGTTGGATTTCACAGCAGTGGGGGAAGGGAATATGGACGATTTCATGACACAGATCAAAAACCTGGCTCAGTCCTTGTACCCGTGCTCATCGCCGAACATAAAGCATGAAATGAGGCTCCATTCCTTGGAGAACACATCGGTCGTCTGCAACGACGGGACACCGGCGGG GTATTACCTGAAAGAATCGAAAGGGAGCAAAAGGTGGCTAATATTCCTCGAAG GTGGTTGGTACTGCTTCAGTAAAGAGAACTGCGACACTCGATACGACACCATGAGGAGACTTATGAGCTCAACCGGATGGCCCAAAACCAAAATAG GAACTGGAATCCTGTCTTCGCAGCCTGAGGCGAACCCATACTGGTGGAACGCCAATATTGT ATTCATTCCCTACTGCTCCAGCGACGTTTGGAGTGGAGCTTCTACGAAATCCGACAAAA GTGACTACGCCTTTATGGGATCGCTCATCATTAAGGAGGTGGTGAAGGAGCTGCTGACTAAGGGTCTTGATAACGCCAAGGTTCTCCTACTGGCTGGTAGCAG CGCTGGCGGGACAGGAGTTCTGCTGAATGTGGACCGCGTGGCTGAACAGCTGCAGGAGATGGGACACAAAGGGATCCAGGTTCGAGGGCTGTCCGACTCCGGCTGGTTCCTGGACAACAAGCAGTATAGGAGGACTGATTGTGTGGACACCATCAGCTGCGCTCCGACTGAGGCTATCAAAATAGGAATCAA GTACTGGAATGGCGTGGTGCCTGAACGCTGCAAGCAGCAGTTCCGGGAAGGAGAGGAATGGAACTGCTTTTTTGGCTATAAAGTCTACCCAGCTTTGCGAA GtccagtgtttgtggttcagtggcTGTTTGACGAAGCTCAGCTGACGCTCGATAACATCCACCTGACAGGGCAGCCAGTGCAGGAGGGGCAATGGCTGTACATCCAGAACCTGGGCAGGGAGCTGAGGAACACACTCAAGGATGTACC GGCAATGTTTGCTCCAGCCTGCTTATCACATGAAGCGATCACGAGAAG TTACTGGATGGATATCCAAGTGAAGGGCACCTCGTTGCCCAGGGCGCTGCACTGCTGGGACCGCAGTCTCCAtgacaacaacaagaacaacaagaacCCGCCCAAGGGCTGCCCGGTCCACCTGATCGACAGCTGCCCCTGGCCGCACTGCAACCCCACCTGCCCCACGATCCGGGACCAGTTCACCGGCCAGGAGATGAACGTCATCCAGTTCCTGATGCACATGGGATTCGACGTGCAGAAGATGGCCCAGCAACAGGGCATGGAGCCCAGCAAGCTCTTGGGAATGCTAAGCAGCGGCAGCTAA